The following are from one region of the Aspergillus chevalieri M1 DNA, chromosome 1, nearly complete sequence genome:
- a CDS encoding uncharacterized protein (InterPro:IPR016195;~go_function: GO:0003824 - catalytic activity [Evidence IEA]), with the protein MRYLSAEKRHQIVGSYYAPEGYYEYTKTLPFLGTVTSDVRTLVAGEWTEINIVYEVGASGLADGAWIKGTFKFYSDWTLFQTSDRTKDNYVSAEYVPKPLLPGQEPATVQSLGVRFDQKGHERPFQKAVIIDIHDGYLNAGDQIIIRLGDRRFGARGTRAQTFVESGFRWRFYIDPVGTSRFAPITPDLSWDIIPGAPAKVKAISPRLVKSGTPFAIHVHSEDIWGNVTRDVPDLNWKLKIEKQGNNDSNPPVVVHKAAATADGWTNNIFSDVIIDKEGDYLINVELRSATDTIASQQTHLTVLSNLSIPKILFGDLHVHSDDTVGTGSSVYNFSYGREIAGLDVLGYTANDFQITEERWESTLKLIQSFNQPGQFVIFPGTEWCGNSAAGGDHNVVFLADPATHPPEFPFDSHGNVARSFEWSEDGPKDLVPGAWPLDEVYATYAHTADSHLLIPHVGGRRCNLAWHHPQLERLVEIGSAWGQFEWLLQDAVRRGWKLGVCANSDEHRGRCGGGVPGSAVFGTRGGLTGILSSKLERADIARALRARHTFATTGQRLVGLISTKNGTAIQGDEIDHSANEPLKFDYHFLGDRGFCSIEAFDASGKIWERRLWSETEKTPTILRITWGGARLYDRYREAIWTGTIETQSAITRVEPFGGLEDNPEDQVVQRDAQSIAFHSHTSGDVDGVHVYFDPASTLPSQISIKGTIGGYVKVGDALTGNPHKPQPSFQLDASWDEVVSSGGKSIEISGGCELFIRMEAIPEVSLSRRAQGSVSFTTERGEERAIYFVGQEWSGEKVVTSPVFVRAT; encoded by the exons GGTGCATCGGGTCTGGCTGATGGGGCTTGGATTAAGGGGACGTTTAAATTCTACTCG GACTGGACTCTCTTCCAAACATCTGATCGAACGAAAGATAACTATGTCAGCGCGGAATACGTGCCCAAGCCCCTACTACCTGGTCAGGAACCAGCGACTGTGCAGTCTTTAGGTGTCCGCTTTGATCAAAAGGGGCATGAGAGACCATTTCAGAAAGCGGTGATAATTGACATTCACGATGGTTATCTCAATGCCGGGGACCAAATTATTATCCGTCTTGGTGATCGCAGATTTGGCGCGAGAGGCACTCGCGCGCAGACGTTTGTTGAATCAGGATTTCGTTGGCGGTTTTATATTGATCCTGTTGGGACATC ACGTTTTGCCCCAATTACACCGGACTTATCTTGGGATATCATTCCAGGAGCGCCTGCAAAGGTGAAAGCGATATCACCGCGGCTTGTCAAAAGCGGTACCCCGTTTGCGATCCATGTCCATTCCGAGGATATCTGGGGAAATGTCACTCGTGATGTCCCGGATCTAAACTGGAAACTGAAAATTGAAAAACAAGGGAACAATGACAGCAATCCACCAGTGGTTGTGCACAAAGCTGCAGCTACTGCTGACGGGTGGACGAACAACATTTTCTCGGATGTCATCATCGACAAAGAAGGGGACTATTTGATCAATGTCGAGCTTAGGTCAGCCACAGACACCATTGCATCGCAGCAAACGCACCTCACGGTGCTATCCAATCTTTCTATCCCCAAAATTCTTTTCGGAGATCTCCACGTCCACTCCGATGACACAGTTGGCACGGGATCCTCAGTCTATAACTTCTCCTACGGACGTGAAATCGCCGGTCTAGACGTCCTGGGCTACACAGCGAACGACTTCCAAATCACTGAAGAGCGCTGGGAATCCACACTAAAGCTCATTCAATCATTCAACCAACCAGGCCAATTTGTAATCTTCCCGGGAACAGAATGGTGCGGGAACTCCGCCGCTGGAGGTGACCACAACGTCGTCTTTCTGGCAGATCCAGCAACTCATCCACCTGAATTCCCTTTTGATAGCCATGGAAATGTAGCGAGGTCTTTTGAATGGTCCGAGGATGGTCCCAAGGATCTTGTTCCTGGCGCTTGGCCACTTGATGAAGTGTACGCGACGTATGCACATACAGCGGATAGCCATCTTCTGATCCCGCATGTTGGTGGACGGCGGTGTAATTTGGCCTGGCATCATCCACAACTTGAACGACTGGTAGAAATCGGGAGTGCATGGGGTCAATTTGAATGGCTGCTTCAAGACGCCGTCCGACGGGGCTGGAAATTGGGTGTTTGTGCTAATTCCGACGAGCACCGTGGACGATGCGGTGGGGGTGTTCCTGGATCCGCTGTGTTTGGTACCCGGGGAGGACTCACGGGGATCTTGTCTTCGAAGCTCGAGAGAGCAGACATTGCGCGGGCTTTGCGGGCGAGGCATACCTTTGCAACTACGGGTCAGCGTCTCGTTGGCTTGATCTCGACCAAGAATGGCACTGCGATTCAGGGAGATGAGATTGACCATTCTGCCAACGAGCCCTTAAAATTTGACTACCATTTCCTGGGTGACAGAGGCTTCTGTTCAATTGAGGCCTTTGATGCTTCAGGTAAGATATGGGAACGCCGACTCTGGTCTGAAACCGAGAAGACACCCACGATCCTCAGGATAACTTGGGGCGGAGCCAGATTATACGACCGCTATCGCGAAGCCATCTGGACTGGCACGATCGAAACGCAAAGCGCCATCACCAGAGTCGAACCATTTGGAGGCTTGGAAGACAACCCTGAAGACCAAGTGGTGCAGAGAGATGCTCAATCTATTGCATTTCACAGCCATACTAGCGGAGACGTGGATGGCGTGCACGTATACTTCGATCCAGCCTCAACCCTACCATCCCAAATCTCGATCAAAGGTACTATCGGCGGATATGTAAAGGTTGGCGACGCGCTAACCGGAAATCCACATAAACCACAGCCAAGCTTCCAGCTTGATGCTTCTTGGGACGAGGTCGTTTCGTCTGGTGGAAAGTCGATTGAAATCTCTGGTGGATGTGAATTATTCATTCGTATGGAAGCTATTCCAGAAGTCTCTTTGTCGCGTAGGGCTCAAGGAAGCGTTTCTTTCACTACAGAGCGCGGCGAGGAGCGTGCAATCTATTTCGTTGGACAGGAATGGAGTGGAGAGAAGGTTGTGACGAGCCCTGTCTTTGTTAGGGCTACTTGA
- a CDS encoding uncharacterized protein (CAZy:GT90;~COG:S;~EggNog:ENOG410PGM0;~InterPro:IPR006598;~TransMembrane:1 (i12-36o)) has protein sequence MLWLWRSSSLTRLLYLAAFLTVCSIAFYTFSLSSLYTGRSNVPLKYGVGVPVSNDNKGSWHPIDDLVANANAEWSALLKKETKTAKVAAKEYRRRRGRHPPPGFAEWFEFAQSKDAVVVEDFFDQIYHDLSPFWGLEPKELRRQARSFEPRIRVRNRTADAVVGGGSIWLDAWLDLVRSVEGYLPDLDMPFNSMDESRIVAPWETISEYVEKERSSRHKMMDSNPKRLRTQYIALSDEEQFEPFMPRYYGPADGPFWDMARVGCPPESPARNGSRITDTNLALSMGMDNFMQQSENGYVGNWTQAKDVCFRPELQALFGTFIEPLSVSTTRELFPLFGGSKLGVNNEILIPPAMYWAENEWYSGGDVHGGEWELKKDVLAWRGSATGGRNRPKNWTGFQRHRLLAMLNATSVASAEQNSARFLNFILPSYDYYNLTSGLEGHLPDFLNEHVDSGFVHLICFPCDEEGGPCEFDGADPHCTYTDPYFAVTPGMPMGEQYANKYLPDIDGNSFSGRYRGFLLSTSLPIKSTIYNEWHDSRLIPWAHFVPMDSTYLDMYGIMEYFIGYTNGTGHDEVARKIALDGKAWAEKVLRHEDMQIYTYRLLLEYARISDDNRDFLGVAEDLL, from the coding sequence atgttgtggttgtggcgCTCGTCGTCATTAACGCGCTTACTATATCTCGCTGCGTTCTTGACTGTTTGTTCGATTGCTTTTTACACGTTTAGTCTCTCGTCGCTGTATACCGGTCGCAGCAATGTTCCGTTGAAATATGGCGTTGGTGTACCGGTTAGCAACGACAACAAGGGTTCTTGGCATCCTATCGACGACTTGGTCGCAAATGCCAATGCAGAATGGAGCGCTCTGttgaagaaagaaacaaaaaccgCAAAGGTGGCGGCCAAAGAATACCGTCGTCGTCGGGGTCGACATCCCCCACCTGGGTTTGCTGAGTGGTTCGAATTTGCCCAGTCCAAGGACGCGGTGGTAGTTGAGGACTTCTTCGATCAGATCTACCATGATCTCAGTCCATTTTGGGGTCTTGAGCCGAAGGAACTCCGACGGCAGGCTAGGAGCTTCGAACCGCGCATTAGGGTTCGCAATCGTACCGCGGATGCTGTTGTAGGGGGTGGTTCGATCTGGTTGGATGCGTGGCTTGATCTTGTCCGTTCTGTCGAGGGGTATCTGCCGGATCTTGATATGCCGTTTAACTCCATGGATGAATCGAGGATTGTCGCTCCGTGGGAGACGATAAGCGAATATGTTGAAAAGGAACGGTCCAGTCGACATAAAATGATGGATTCGAATCCCAAACGACTTCGAACACAATACATTGCCTTGTCTGATGAGGAACAGTTCGAGCCGTTCATGCCTAGGTATTATGGCCCAGCTGATGGTCCTTTCTGGGATATGGCTCGTGTCGGATGTCCACCAGAAAGTCCAGCACGCAATGGTAGCCGGATTACAGATACAAACCTGGCTTTGTCAATGGGAATGGACAATTTCATGCAGCAATCAGAGAATGGATATGTAGGAAACTGGACCCAGGCCAAGGACGTTTGTTTCCGGCCTGAACTGCAGGCCCTGTTTGGGACCTTTATTGAGCCCTTGTCCGTATCGACGACACGTGAACTGTTTCCTCTATTTGGAGGGTCCAAGCTTGGCGTCAATAATGAGATCTTGATTCCACCGGCGATGTACTGGGCTGAAAATGAGTGGTATTCGGGGGGAGATGTGCACGGGGGCGAGTGGGAATTGAAGAAAGATGTTCTTGCCTGGCGTGGTTCtgcaacgggaggccggaaTAGACCTAAGAACTGGACTGGATTCCAGCGCCATCGTCTACTGGCCATGTTGAACGCGACATCCGTTGCTTCTGCGGAACAGAACAGCGCCCGCTTCTTGAATTTTATCCTTCCCAGCTACGACTACTACAACTTGACCTCTGGTCTTGAAGGCCATCTACCCGATTTCCTAAACGAGCATGTCGATTCAGGGTTCGTCCATCTAATCTGCTTCCCCTGCGATGAAGAAGGCGGACCTTGTGAGTTCGACGGCGCAGATCCACATTGCACCTACACAGATCCATATTTCGCAGTAACCCCGGGCATGCCCATGGGCGAGCAATACGCGAACAAATATCTCCCCGATATCGACGGCAACTCATTCAGCGGCCGATATCGTGGCTTCTTACTCTCAACCTCGCTCCCCATCAAATCCACCATCTACAACGAATGGCACGACTCCCGCCTCATCCCCTGGGCACATTTTGTTCCTATGGACTCCACTTACCTGGACATGTACGGCATCATGGAGTACTTTATTGGATATACCAACGGGACTGGGCATGATGAGGTTGCccggaagattgcgctggatGGCAAGGCGTGGGCGGAGAAAGTGCTCCGGCATGAGGACATGCAGATTTACACATATCGGCTTTTGCTGGAGTATGCGCGGATAAGCGATGATAACCGAGATTTTCTGGGCGTGGCGGAAGATCTCTTGTGA
- a CDS encoding uncharacterized protein (COG:S;~EggNog:ENOG410PK81;~InterPro:IPR001138;~go_function: GO:0000981 - DNA-binding transcription factor activity, RNA polymerase II-specific [Evidence IEA];~go_function: GO:0008270 - zinc ion binding [Evidence IEA];~go_process: GO:0006355 - regulation of transcription, DNA-templated [Evidence IEA]) → MDSGSAGTTAGIDPKILENWQSDSAFSIASWEHPPEWDTSQDSSQADAADLVDLGALQGSLGKRHPNAPPLMGHGLHHHHPSNQDSTSTSASTSPEKFSVPDGAVEGTVSSNTVSPRTLPSSADDNFHLDESWPQFQLFNPITAAMSVEPPSMMYPYAKESTASNNTVIVDDGVGDLSNGQGFSSPEFQSEQFMPFPNAPSTYPLVTEPWSETSNHAVPENVHLPQPQMPLSMESQLASKDMGPLRDFHGSMRSLESRWLDTLEAQLPADMSASSGFGMMPLDPSAQGQDRFQYNSESSSVSDDVPGVHESFSATSEEIPTFAERQLDNVKDHAGESQQTTAFMVSETPADSYIVTGPSRSRASSSAQRPSNNRTPLALQSAATVRKRKPRSSNMSIDQGQPKPLQIVQEDGQGGSIASADFVSPPRGARRKGPLSMAGRANAGMRRKNKDTCVQCRLNKRKCDGHSPCDACRPTLHEQPCARACFANIVEYGTCNYISQRAVNHPTMDRSGRVRLEIPSEFDLNSLLSFLGERQGRFNIRASQAWGSLYVLDLGETYRFLKGLSEYNGNNRSSFLEFIDRRIVESKDKSKNWLTCVRDCDPINSVYSLLSQWNNMPSRAAYSFVPLDPNGQERPMDIHNPEDRREILLAAQLSRIFCRMLEVEGFRKLERDFYNIKWKQISHETHLRFLSELGHILLSLRWRVSWWKRLGDGGREPDPSKQHYVDRVELLCRILYVYYTCVLAKLPSWSTSDVPKGTWSTYADSENAVWDDFPLDPSDAGFQNWMARGSELIEQAGVPSKISKLR, encoded by the exons ATGGACTCCGGGAGTGCCGGTACGACTGCGGGCATCGACCCCAAGATCCTCGAAAACTGGCAATCCGATTCTGCTTTCTCCATTGCATCGTGGGAACATCCGCCCGAGTGGGATACCAGCCAAGACTCGAGTCAGGCTGATGCTGCAGACCTGGTGGACTTGGGGGCTCTTCAGGGGTCCCTTGGCAAGCGTCATCCCAATGCGCCGCCTTTGATGGGACATGGgttgcatcatcatcatcccag TAACCAAGACTCGACTTCGACCTCTGCTTCGACTTCGCCTGAGAAATTCAGCGTTCCTGATGGTGCTGTCGAAGGCACTGTTAGCAGCAACACCGTCAGCCCCCGCACGCTTCCGTCGTCCGCCGATGATAATTTCCACTTGGATGAATCATGGCCGCAGTTTCAGTTGTTTAATCCGATTACGGCTGCGATGTCTGTTGAGCCGCCGTCTATGATGTATCCATATGCGAAGGAATCGACCGCCTCGAACAATACTGTGATTGTGGATGATGGTGTCGGGGACCTGTCCAACGGTCAAGGGTTCTCGTCCCCGGAGTTCCAGTCAGAGCAGTTTATGCCCTTTCCCAATGCGCCTTCGACTTATCCGCTTGTTACGGAGCCGTGGTCTGAGACGTCTAACCACGCCGTACCGGAAAATGTTCATCTACCGCAACCGCAGATGCCTCTTTCGATGGAGTCCCAGTTGGCCTCGAAGGACATGGGACCATTGCGCGACTTCCACGGCTCGATGCGGTCACTTGAATCGCGCTGGTTGGATACCCTTGAAGCTCAGCTGCCCGCTGATATGTCCGCCTCGTCCGGCTTTGGCATGATGCCCCTGGATCCGAGTGCTCAGGGACAGGACCGATTCCAATACAATTCAGAGAGCTCTTCCGTGTCGGACGATGTGCCGGGAGTCCACGAGTCGTTCTCCGCAACAAGCGAGGAGATCCCAACCTTCGCGGAACGACAACTGGACAATGTCAAGGACCACGCGGGCGAGTCGCAGCAGACGACCGCGTTCATGGTCAGTGAAACCCCGGCCGACTCGTACATTGTCACTGGTCCCTCCAGGTCCAGAGCATCATCTAGCGCACAGCGACCGTCCAACAATCGGACGCCGCTTGCTTTGCAATCGGCGGCTACAGTACGCAAGCGCAAGCCGCGCAGCTCAAACATGTCCATAGATCAGGGTCAGCCTAAGCCGTTGCAGATCGTGCAGGAAGACGGTCAAGGCGGATCTATCGCTTCTGCAGACTTCGTGTCGCCTCCCCGTGGTGCTCGTCGGAAGGGACCTCTGTCGATGGCTGGAAGGGCGAACGCTGGTATGCGGAGGAAGAATAAGGATACTTGTGTTCAGTGTCGATTGAACAAGCGGAAG TGCGATGGCCATTCCCCATGTGATGCCTGCCGCCCTACGCTCCATGAACAGCCTTGCGCCCGTGCTTGTTTCGCTAATATCGTTGAATATGGCACGTGCAACTACATCT CGCAACGTGCCGTCAACCACCCGACAATGGATAGATCCGGTCGCGTACGACTGGAAATCCCCAGCGAGTTCGATTTGAATTCTCTTCTGTCGTTCCTTGGCGAGCGCCAAGGGCGATTCAACATCCGTGCCAGTCAAGCATGGGGGTCACTTTACGTCCTTGACCTAGGAGAGACCTACAGGTTCTTGAAGGGTCTCAGTGAATACAATGGCAACAACCGGTCGAGCTTCCTTGAGTTCATTGACCGACGGATTGTCGAGTCGAAAGATAAATCGAAGAACTGGTTGACCTGCGTCAGGGATTGCGATCCCATCAACAGCGTTTAC TCCCTCCTCTCGCAGTGGAACAACATGCCCAGCCGCGCAGCATACAGCTTCGTCCCCCTTGACCCCAACGGCCAAGAACGCCCCATGGACATCCACAACCCCGAGGACCGGCGCGAGATCCTGCTCGCCGCCCAACTCTCCCGCATCTTCTGCCGCATGCTCGAAGTCGAAGGCTTCCGCAAACTCGAGCGCGACTTCTACAATATCAAATGGAAGCAAATCTCCCACGAAACCCACCTGCGCTTCCTCTCCGAACTAGGCCACATCCTCCTGTCGCTCCGCTGGCGCGTCTCGTGGTGGAAGCGTCTGGGTGACGGAGGTCGCGAGCCAGACCCTAGCAAGCAGCACTATGTGGATCGTGTGGAACTGCTTTGCCGGATTCTGTATGTCTACTATACGTGTGTTCTTGCGAAGTTGCCCTCGTGGTCGACGTCGGATGTGCCCAAGGGGACGTGGTCGACGTATGCAGACTCGGAGAATGCGGTTTGGGACGATTTCCCATTGGATCCTAGTGACGCTGGATTCCAAAACTGGATGGCACGGGGATCGGAGTTGATCGAGCAGGCTGGGGTGCCCAGTAAGATTTCGAAGTTACGGTAA
- a CDS encoding DUF2462 domain-containing protein (COG:S;~EggNog:ENOG410PU3T;~InterPro:IPR019034;~PFAM:PF09495), which translates to MAQGLLKKAKPSTKSKRPAALGPKPGPRQIAPKKNTLVKQQKMTRKLTAGYTAKTERSLAAKAGHLEMLAGGKKDKRDQKK; encoded by the exons ATGGCTCAGGGATTGCTTAAAAAGGCAAAGCCTAGCACCAAGTCCAAGCG CCCCGCTGCTCTCGGCCCCAAGCCCGGTCCGCGCCAAATCGCACCTAAGAAGAATACGCTTGTTAAGCAGCAGAAGATGACCAGA AAACTCACGGCTGGATATACGGCGAAGACGGAGAGGAGTCTTGCGGCTAAGGCGGGGCATTTGGAGATGTTGGCTGGTGGGAAGAAGGATAAGAGGGATCAGAAGAAGTAG
- a CDS encoding GPI anchored serine-threonine rich protein (COG:S;~EggNog:ENOG410Q2ST;~InterPro:IPR018466;~PFAM:PF10342;~SECRETED:SignalP(1-18)), giving the protein MLFTKTAILSAMAALASAYTQPDYNQSPSGNAITKPGLNDLVTAGKPYTIEWDPTTEGPISLVLLRGPSTNVQPIDTLAESIDNSGHFDWTPSTDLEPDTTHYGLMLVVEGSGQYQYSTQFGVKNEEHGAASSSAASSSTPATTETPVSKGDGLHTIYSTEEFVTTRCPKCSAEASAASASATSTSATPATTLSSIPVSAGTSSTAVSSSSASATSSSSVAAATSTKASPSDAAAVTGSDSGSASGSASSSAPTSVFTGAADRNAVGLGAVAAGMLAVFAF; this is encoded by the coding sequence ATGCTCTTCACCAAGACCGCCATCCTCTCGGCCATGGCCGCCCTGGCCTCTGCCTACACGCAGCCGGACTACAACCAGTCCCCCTCGGGTAACGCCATCACCAAGCCCGGCCTCAACGACCTGGTGACCGCCGGCAAGCCCTACACCATTGAGTGGGATCCCACCACCGAGGGCCCCATCTCCCTGGTCCTCCTCCGCGGCCCCTCCACCAACGTCCAGCCCATCGACACTCTGGCCGAGTCCATTGACAACTCCGGCCACTTCGACTGGACCCCCAGCACGGACTTGGAGCCTGACACCACTCACTACGGTCTGATGCTCGTCGTCGAGGGCTCCGGCCAGTACCAGTACTCCACCCAGTTCGGCGTCAAGAACGAGGAGCACGGTGccgcctcttcctccgccgcctccaGCAGCACTCCCGCTACTACTGAGACTCCTGTGAGTAAGGGTGACGGACTCCACACCATCTATTCGACTGAGGAGTTTGTGACTACTAGATGCCCAAAGTGCTCTGCTGAGGCCTCTGCCGCGTCGGCCTCTGCCACCTCGACCTCTGCCACGCCTGCTACCACTCTCTCCAGCATCCCTGTCTCCGCGGGGACCAGCAGCACCGCTGTctcgtcttcctcggccTCCGcgacttcctcctcttctgtTGCCGCTGCTACTTCCACCAAGGCGTCTCCCAGTGACGCCGCTGCTGTTACCGGCTCTGACTCTGGCTCCGCTTCTggctctgcttcttccagcgCTCCCACTTCTGTGTTCACTGGTGCTGCGGACCGCAACGCTGTTGGTCTGGGCGCCGTGGCTGCTGGTATGTTGGCTGTGTTTGCTTTCTAA
- a CDS encoding 5'/3'-nucleotidase SurE (COG:O;~EggNog:ENOG410PU75;~InterPro:IPR002828,IPR036523;~PFAM:PF01975;~go_function: GO:0016787 - hydrolase activity [Evidence IEA]), whose amino-acid sequence MHILVVNDDGPPSARLSPYVHPFVSALQAAGHTVSVAIPAASRSWIGKAHLIEASLEATYVPSSAFRNDGTWDETPESSTDETEWVVIKNGTPASCVQLGLFNLFPDERGPIDLVISGPNHGRNASTIYNLSSGTVGGALEAANCGKRGIAISFGSKDPQPAEVIEAAARLGVRVVGHLVRNWDERVELYNLNIPMRGDVEERPVRYTRALPYYWQKGYLYKEIAEGEEGVNGTGHDVEAETETKKVVSGTSGSLKQRNFKWAAELSDMKKALQASEEGTDAHTVLDGCTSVTPLLANFWHVPGLEGHLDIDA is encoded by the exons ATGCATATCCTG GTCGTTAACGACGATGGGCCCCCATCAGCCCGTCTCTCTCCCTACGTCCACCCCTTCGTCTCCGCCCTCCAAGCGGCCGGCCACACCGTCTCCGTCGCAATCCCGGCAGCCTCGCGCTCGTGGATCGGTAAAGCGCACTTAATCGAAGCCTCCCTCGAAGCAACCTACGTTCCGTCCTCCGCTTTTCGCAACGATGGTACCTGGGACGAAACACCCGAGTCGTCTACCGACGAGACCGAATGGGTGGTGATCAAAAACGGCACACCGGCCAGCTGCGTCCAACTAGGCctcttcaacctcttccCCGACGAGCGCGGGCCCATCGACCTTGTCATTTCGGGACCGAATCACGGCCGTAATGCGTCGACGATTTACAACCTTTCCTCCGGGACAGTCGGTGGTGCGCTGGAGGCTGCGAACTGCGGGAAGCGCGGGATTGCGATCTCCTTCGGGAGTAAGGATCCGCAGCCTGCAGAGGTGATTGAAGCCGCTGCGCGGTTGGGCGTGCGTGTTGTTGGCCATCTCGTTCGGAATTGGGATGAAAGGGTTGAGTTGTATAACCTGAATATCCCTATGCGCGGGGATGTGGAGGAGAGGCCGGTGCGGTATACGCGAGCTTTGCCGTATTATTGGCAAAAAGGGTATTTGTATAAGGAGATTgcggagggtgaggagggtgTTAATGGGACGGGGCATGATGTTGAGGCTGAGACTGAGACTAAGAAGGTTGTCAGTGGCACATCGGGATCGCTGAAGCAGCGCAACTTCAAATGGGCGGCTGAGTTGTCAGATATGAAGAAGGCTTTGCAAGCTAGTGAGGAGGGGACGGATGCGCACACTGTTTTGGATGGGTGTACTAG TGTGACTCCCCTGCTGGCGAACTTCTGGCATGTCCCTGGTCTCGAGGGACATTTGGATATTGATGCTTGA
- a CDS encoding DUF5427 domain-containing protein MTC1 (BUSCO:EOG09264NDD;~COG:S;~EggNog:ENOG410PHBU;~InterPro:IPR018814;~PFAM:PF10310), with translation MPPKNAKPTSDELLAQFDDLGIDAKPDDQKPAPKPAATTSTGQSEQDILAELDNLAAQRPSSGPGTPRLSSTEPRSSTRSPRPTGRTSEDKPPVRKSGESGRSSRTANRNAAQSLSSTEKTVNEESSQSVNNDGGSGGGWWGGFFATANAAVKQAASQAEAAVKEIQRNEEAQRWAEQVKGNVGALRELGGGLRDMAIPTVTSLIHTLAPPISSHEQLQIHVTHDLSGYPVVDPLIYSVFSRVMAQVEGGDLLVLQRGQESAPKRGLDFGYQSSPAGWRDGPWWRTVTPGTPRSISAVPGSVEGTKLARASAESYGTEYFAAKGGIEEAAKQATQVLSESNPVRSSDIFLAIQAISQASSTELFQAGPTTEKATPPGVVDVPDATEGEISFALYLHDPIHGIAFHTVSQAIPQKWVDWLDSASPAQDPSAEDADAPQFVVPEDIAGIIESGGVDPREWVSEWIEDTLSLAVGVIAQRYVARRMGVGEAGAAKGKMRAEQASVVDSNAGEAARGL, from the exons ATGCCACCCAAAAACGCAAAGCCAACCAGCGATGAACTCCTCGCCCAATTCGATGACCTGGGCATCGATGCCAAGCCCGACGACCAGAAGCCCGCGCCCAAGCCGGCCGCTACCACGTCTACTGGACAGTCTGAGCAAGACATTCTAGCAGAGCTGGACAACCTAGCTGCCCAACGCCCGAGCAGCGGCCCCGGTACTCCCCGCCTGTCGTCTACGGAACCTCGATCATCCACCAGATCCCCCAGGCCCACGGGTCGCACCAGCGAAGACAAGCCCCCCGTCCGCAAGTCTGGGGAGAGTGGCCGCTCGTCGCGTACGGCGAACCGCAATGCGGCGCAGTCATTGTCGAGTACGGAGAAGACTGTGAATGAGGAAAGTTCGCAGAGTGTTAATAATGATGGCGGTTCtggtggtggatggtggGGAGGTTTCTTTGCAACTGCCAATGCTGCGGTGAAGCAGGCTGCTTCTCAGGCTGAGGCTGCTGTTAAGGAAATTCAGCGGAACGAAGAGGCCCAGAGATGGGCTGAACAGGTGAAGGGGAATGTTGGGGCATTGAGGGAGCTGG GTGGTGGACTCCGCGACATGGCTATCCCTACGGTAACTTCTCTTATCCACACGCTTGCGCCTCCGATCTCGTCCCACGAACAGCTCCAAATCCATGTGACCCACGATCTATCTGGATACCCCGTGGTCGACCCTTTGATTTACTCCGTCTTCTCGCGCGTAATGGCCCAGGTGGAGGGTGGTGACCTTCTTGTTCTCCAACGTGGACAGGAGTCCGCCCCAAAGCGCGGGCTTGACTTTGGCTATCAGTCCTCGCCCGCAGGCTGGCGGGACGGTCCTTGGTGGCGCACCGTTACCCCTGGAACCCCGCGCAGCATCTCCGCCGTGCCAGGCTCTGTCGAAGGCACCAAGCTCGCTCGTGCCAGTGCCGAATCCTACGGTACTGAATACTTTGCCGCCAAGGGTGGTATCGAAGAGGCAGCCAAGCAAGCAACCCAGGTGCTGAGTGAATCGAACCCCGTCCGCAGCAGTGATATCTTCCTGGCCATCCAGGCGATCAGCCAGGCTTCCTCGACCGAGCTCTTCCAGGCAGGGCCCACCACCGAAAAAGCAACCCCGCCGGGTGTGGTCGACGTGCCCGATGCGACTGAAGGAGAGATCTCCTTTGCGCTATACCTACACGACCCCATCCACGGCATTGCCTTCCACACCGTCTCCCAGGCTATCCCGCAGAAGTGGGTGGACTGGCTGGACTCTGCGTCTCCGGCCCAGGACCCCAGCGCGGAGGACGCGGATGCACCTCAGTTTGTAGTCCCCGAGGATATCGCAGGGATCATTGAGAGCGGTGGTGTCGACCCTCGCGAGTGGGTTTCTGAGTGGATTGAGGATACCCTTTCTTTGGCCGTTGGAGTCATTGCGCAGCGCTACGTTGCGCGCAGAATGGGTGTTGGCGAAGCCGGTGCAGCCAAGGGTAAGATGCGCGCAGAGCAAGCGTCCGTTGTCGACAGCAATGCGGGTGAAGCTGCCAGAGGCCtgtaa